The window tttgaaccattcgtacaactcggagctcgaggaccgCCAGCGCTCGTCTCGGCACGACAGGTGACCACATCAGCTAGggtggtgtgtggtacgccagccaatcctcttccccCACCAAGCTGGGGACGTGGATGAAGTTACTGCGCAAGAATGAGCCTACCGAGATGTTGGTAAGAAATCCATTCTATTTATCTGTTTTTAGAGCTCATTCTAAGACATGCaactaaaaataaatttgataaaaaactcaagtggtaCGTACGAGTGGAATCAGTGAGCACTCTTGAAACATTCTCAttactataaaagttttgtatcacattatatatatattccttttatgtgattttatttctaaatggtTTTCATGACAtgcctttttcatttttatttattatttacatTGGTAATTCCCGTCTTCTGCTCTCCATTGCAGCGACATTGGCTGTTCATGTTTGGAGAGTGTAGCTCCAAGATGGAAAAAAGCTacaatgaatgtattaaaaattgTGGGGCTAAGTGATATGTATATctctaatccatgccgtccatctattttacttgCTCATTTTATAGTATAACCTCAAGGGTGAGGCAAGTGTGAAGTTAAAGTTGACCACAcagaggaaacaatgagaattgaacgattaccattgaaaacttatcgtgggccatgaaaattttggaccacgctgatatttatgtttatccttcatccatgtatatgtgacgttatgaataggttggatgacagccCCACAAccctatgggccctaggaaggtttcagttTTGAATGGTGCAAGTCATTATTCCCttgcttcctctggtgtggtccaattaagattaTAATTTGCCTCAGTTTTTtgtcaatgccctaaaatgagatggtaaaacatTTGGATGGCGCGGATCAAACATATatatgattgtgggacccacaaattttaCCACCATGCATTTCCGTCCGATTTCACACATGTATACGCTGATTTTCGAGACACATTTAAGAGAAGTATTTCTCCCTTTTTCAAACACGAGGTAAAAGTAATTATGACTTATTTGCATTCATTTACATGTAATTCTTAAAACCAAACGGGTCCTAAACATCAAGATGAAgctcatgaatgtttcaatggtaagaattcacTTCATTTTTGGTGGCAAGTcttgaaatgaaagaaaaaaaaaaaaaaaaacaaacaatgaagagaatggatttctcacaaatatcttgatgcgccccacccaacatcctttcACCAGaggcggattagctgttacccagcTAACAGATGCGGGTGTTACCCTAATCAcgtgggcctactttgatgtattttttgtatatctacactgtttatatatttttttattttaagatgTGAGAGTAGATCATAACAAGATCCAGGTCttcagtggaccataccaataaaaacaataatgaataattatttaaaaacatttgtgggctataaaagtttttaatcaattTGATTGTTTTACATTTTCTTTATCAATATCTTATTAGCATTATCGAtaggttggattgtaaataaacattatgaaaacttTACATCTTATTagcattatcaataggttggattgtaaataaacattatgaaaacttTACAACGGAatgtttgaaattttcaatgatgaggtactcaattaccattgtttcctatggtgtggtccaactaagttttgaatctgcataatttttggtATCCCTACTTACAATGGGCTGGAGGAACAGATGGACCACATAGAttataaaggtgggccctatggtaggGGTAACACCTGGTGAGCTATTAcgcaggtaacacctaatccaccccCAAGTTCCTGCTCTTATCAATccgttcattttagaacatgcaaCTGAAATTGAAGAGGAtacaaaactcaattgggccacacaagaggaacggtggggattcagtgaccatCGATAAAACATTTGTATCATCGCAaaattttagtgttttcacttcatcccagtgataaTAACCtcataaagggtttggatggcatatcaacattaaGTTCGGAGTCCCAATGTTTACATTCTTTTCCTAAATTTCAATATGGTGTAGCCACACTTGAGtttacttgaattttagatctcctaaaatgaccttttaaaacggatggatgaatttctacaaacatcacggtggccccacctagcatcccagctcAGGAGCTTGGAAGGCTTTCCAAGTGTCAACGACCTTGTTGGTGTGAAGATGTCACTAAGTTCCATAGGCTACCATTATGTATTAGTTATATtcaccctatccatccattttgcaatattgTTTTAGTGTATGGgctaaaaaataagcagatctaaagctcaagtggccacacTGTAAGATCAAtgtgattgaatgccaaccattgaaaacttctcggggccaaCGAAAGTtccggatcaaactgatatttgtgttttcccttcatccatttgcatgtgactttatgaaaaggttggatgacaaataaatatcacagtgggccctaggaaagtttcaagagGGGGTGTCATTGTACctattgctttatgtggtgtggcctacttgagctttgcatcaacctcattttttggcacatgccctaaaaCCATCTcttaaaatagatagacggcgtggatataaaaaatacatcataatggggcccacagaacttgacgtcaacacaccaccaatgTCATGTCGGTGTGCAATCCGTTCCCCCTTCAACGTTGCCAAACCAACAAGctgtggtgtgggtgtgggttCAGCACCCAATCCAAGTCACTGCcaagcggaaacggattggctactcccctcaaATAATTTAAAACCGTTTCACATTCCCTAATGTTCTCCTCATTTTAATCTAGTAAACATGTTTGATACATGAGTAGAATCGTTGACAAATTGGAGCAATTTACAACATATCACCTATTTAAAATGAGGCACGCTAAATGATTTATCTGAATCAAGCTGACTTGATCTAGGCAGACTCCCTTACAATGGTGCCCGAAAAAAGTTTGACCCTAGGTAGGGGTGAAAGTGGGTCCAGCCCATGTccaagcccacttgggttggaCTTTTGCTAAGGCTAATGGCCCATAGGTTGGGGATAGACATGAGTTTTGAACCCTGACAAGTTATTAGACCAAGACTTAGTTGTTCATGTATAAAAGGCTTTATATCATTGGGGTGCATGTGGTTTGCCTGTGCAAGTTCGATTCCTTTCTCCATGTTTTACCCGAGGCATGTGGTTTTCAAGTGATTACATGCATCCACAGGAATTAGTCTCATCTTAAAAAGGAATGGAGACACCCTGTcgtcataaataaataaataaaataaaaaatcattagaGGTGCAACTTGGgcaagttgggttgggttaaggggTCAACCCAACACAAACCTGACCCGACCTCAAGAGGACCTGACTCACAACCTGATCCAACCGAAATTCCAACCTGAGGTGCCTGACCCGAATTCCTCTGTTCTCAAACCAGACCTGGCCCAAATACATGTAATTGTTCCAAATCCGATCCATATTTGCTCAAATCAGGTCAGTGTCTTACAAGCCCTATACATCACACCACCTTCTGGCCTAACTATATTGACATTCTTTGGATGGATAATAGAGTAGTGGATTTCTTATTTATTGGGCTAGGCTAGTACTAACACAGGTATTATGGGCCGTGcctgaaatttgaaaattaaaaattattttgaaatatatGAGGTTCTAAATTCTTATTGATACAGTATAAAAATAGATTTGGGTAACTAAACTCAATTGAAATCAAAGTGATTCTACTCCCATTAGTCTGAAAATGGCACAGAGCGAGCTACATGTAACAGTTTCGGCCAATACTATAAACCTTGCCAAGAATCTTTCTGGTGAaagatttaaaaatttaaaattctgtTATGAAATATATGTTGGGATTCCCACCCCAAGTATAAAACCTTTTCTGGTTGATTCAGGAATGGATCTTTCTTATTCTGGTTAAAATGAATTCTTTCCTTGCCGTATCTTCTCTTACCTTGATCACACGTTATTCTTGGAATAGGAAACTCAACCAGCTGATACCATGGAAACCTCATTGCAAAGCATCAGTTGGTTCAAATGGGGCCCATGGGTGATTACTCCAGCTATTGATCAAATGGCTCTTATTTAAGATTGACCAGGCCCCTACCCAGATTAGAACATCAAAGTCATCCAATCATTAGCAATACTTGAGTTGGATGGGTACCATTCCCATTGTCTTTTCTTTACCTTTCAAACAAGAGTTTTGAAAATCTGATCATGGAacacatcagatcaacagtccagATTGCCCAAGTCATGGGCCATTCTTGTGAAAGCTAAGCACATATGCAAATCCTTGGGTCCAGATCATATTATCATTCCATTCCTTTATTTAGAATAACTATTTAAACTTGAAGTGGAGggaaggttttggatcaatcatTGAGTAAAGAGTAGATGAAATAACATACATTCAATCAAACACTTCATATAAAATGCATTTGAATTTGAGTTATACCAACAACTGCAAACAGCATTTGTATCTTTCACTACCCTTAACCCCCTTCCTCCTCCTCCATTCCATATCTTAAAAAGTCCTTTCCTTTTCCTATATTTACACCTCCTTCAACTCAAATTCCTCCCTTCTTCCCATCAataccaaaaacaaacaacatggtTGATGCACTGGTCTCATTTGCAATAGAGAAATTGGGCAATGTTCTTGTAGATGAGGTGGCTATGTCTGTGCGTGTCACCAACGATATTGAAAAGCTTTCCAGTACATTCAAGTCAATTCAAGCAATGCTTGAAGATGCTGAGTCTCAGCGATTGAAGAACAAAGCAGTGAAGATTTGGTTGGAGAAGATCAAAGATGTGGCCTATGATGTGGACGACATAATAGATGAGTGGACGACGGAAACTCTCAGATCACAAGCAGCCGATGAAGGTGATGTGTCCTGTTTCAGCAAGAACAATGTAAGAAGCTTCCTCTCCCCTGTTACTTGCTTTAAACATGTAATGTTACGCCATAGAATTGGAAGTAGGATAAAGGAGGCAAGGGGTAGATTAGATGATATTTCCAAAGAGGCGAGACAATTGGGTCTTAGTGTAGCtagtggagagagggagagagtggatACTGTAGTGAGGCAGCATGAAATTAGAAAGCGAGAAACAAGTTCTCAAGTTGACAGATCGTCGATTGTCGGTAGAGAAGACGATAAAAAAAAGGTCCTCGACTTTCTGTTGAGGGAGAGTAGTCAGGAGGTAACTGATGTCCCTGTCGTCATTTCTATCGTTGGAATGGGGGGTTTGGGCAAGACCACTCTTGCTCAGCTCGCTTACAACGATGAGGAAGTCAAGAGGCATTTTGACGTGAAAATTTGGGTGTGTGTTTCAGAAGATTTTGATGTGAAAAGGATTACGAAATTAATGATAGAATCCGCAACAGGGTCTCCTTGTAATCTTGAAGGGTTGGACCTGTTGCAAAGTCACCTTCGCGACATCTTGCATTCAAAGAGATTCTTGCTTGTCCTTGATGACATTTGGAGTGAAGATCGTAGGACATGGGATGGATTGAGACTTCCCTTCCAAGCTGGTGCATTAGGGAGTCGAATTGTCATAACCACTCGAAGTGAAAATGTTGCAAGGGCGATGAGAAACACCCACATGTGCAAATTGGAGGCCTTATCAGATGACGAATGTTGGTTATTGTTCAGCAGTGAAGCGCTTGAGCATCGGAGTACAACAGAGCGTTCGGAGTTAgaagagattggatggaaaatcgtAAAAAAGTGTGGAGGCGTACCACTTGCAGCAAAGACACTAGGAAGTGCCATGCAGTCGAGAACGACGAGAAGCCAGTGGGAGCTCGTGTTGGAAAGCGAAATATGGAATTTAGTTGATGTCATGGAAGGAATTTTACCAGCTTTGTTACTCAGCTACTACGACTTGCCTCCTGCTCTGAAGCAGTGCTTCACATACTGCTCTATTTTCCCCAAAGATTGGGAGATAGAGAAGGATAAAATAGTTAAGTTATGGGTGGCACAAGGCTTCATCGGCTCCGACACAAGCAAAGATATGGAAGAAATTGGTGGGGGGTATTTTGATGATTTATTAAAACGTTCGTTACTCCAAGATGCAGTAATGGTTGATGATAAAATATTCGagtgcaagatgcatgatttagttcatgACCTAGCGCAATTTGTTGCAGGAAATGACTGTTCGATTATGAAGATCACACAAAGGGCCATTTTTAACCTAAACAAGGTCCGCCATTCTTCTTTACCATTCCCTGGCCCAGGTGCATTTGAAGTGACCTCAATTCCATCCAGCTTTTATAAAGTCCACAAGTTGCGAACATTGCTAATCTTCCCAGAGTCAGAGCTTTCGATCTATTTTGCTTTGCGATTGTTGAAAATGTCGGAAATGGAAAAAGTAAGAAGCTGCAGTGTCCTCCACAATTTATTTCATCATTTACGATGCCTTAGGGCATTGGAGATGAGTGGAACTAAGATTTCAAGATTACCTCGCACAGTAAGACAGTTGAAGCAATTGAGATATCTCGATTTGTCTGACTCAATGATAGAGGAGTTACCCGAGGAGTTGATTGCTTGCAAAAATTTACAGAGCTTGATACTCAATTTCTGTCGTTTCCTAAAAAGACTGCCTAGAGAAATGAGGAAATTGATTAGCCTCAGACATCTAGAACTCAGAGGTACGGAGCTGGGGTACTTACCCAAAGGGATAGGGAGACTAACTTCTCTTCAGACGTTAACAGATTTCATTGTGGGTGGTAACGATGGATGTGAGTTAGGAGAACTGAAACACCTTAAACTCCTTCGGGGACTTCTTTATATATCCCAATTGCAAAAGGCGTCAAGTCAGGAGGAAGCAAAGCAGGCAGAATTGAATGAGAAGATGCATCTTCATACTCTTATCTTATCCTATTCATATGGAGAGGTAGTGGGAGATGAAGAGAAGAGGAGAGCAGAGGTGGTGCTTCAAGGACTCCAACCCCATACAAACTTGAAAGTGTTGAAGATATGGCATTACAGAGGTTCCAAGTTTCCCGATTGGATGGGGGATCCTTCTTTCTCCAATCTAATCAGCGTCGAACTGTCTGATTGCACCGAATGCGAAGAGCTACCACCTCTCTGGAATCTCCCCATGCTCCGTGAATTGCAGATCGTCGGTTGTCCACTCTTGAAGCAGCGGTACAAAATGGGTGGAGATGACAGGCACAAGATTGCACATATCTCTGATCTCCGCATGTCGTAGTGTGATGATTTGTTGAGCGCCGTGGGGGcgactttgatgtatttatttttagATCCATGCGGTGCATAcatttttcctgctcattttagCGCTTGATCACAAAACtcaagaagatccaaagctcaactggacaaCACCGCGAGAAACAACAGGGATAATGACACTCTAATGcttattcaccatccaacctgttgataaggtcacgtggatctGGTTGAAGGAGaaatacaaatatgagcttgatccaaaactttc of the Magnolia sinica isolate HGM2019 chromosome 7, MsV1, whole genome shotgun sequence genome contains:
- the LOC131251956 gene encoding putative disease resistance protein RGA3 yields the protein MVDALVSFAIEKLGNVLVDEVAMSVRVTNDIEKLSSTFKSIQAMLEDAESQRLKNKAVKIWLEKIKDVAYDVDDIIDEWTTETLRSQAADEGDVSCFSKNNVRSFLSPVTCFKHVMLRHRIGSRIKEARGRLDDISKEARQLGLSVASGERERVDTVVRQHEIRKRETSSQVDRSSIVGREDDKKKVLDFLLRESSQEVTDVPVVISIVGMGGLGKTTLAQLAYNDEEVKRHFDVKIWVCVSEDFDVKRITKLMIESATGSPCNLEGLDLLQSHLRDILHSKRFLLVLDDIWSEDRRTWDGLRLPFQAGALGSRIVITTRSENVARAMRNTHMCKLEALSDDECWLLFSSEALEHRSTTERSELEEIGWKIVKKCGGVPLAAKTLGSAMQSRTTRSQWELVLESEIWNLVDVMEGILPALLLSYYDLPPALKQCFTYCSIFPKDWEIEKDKIVKLWVAQGFIGSDTSKDMEEIGGGYFDDLLKRSLLQDAVMVDDKIFECKMHDLVHDLAQFVAGNDCSIMKITQRAIFNLNKVRHSSLPFPGPGAFEVTSIPSSFYKVHKLRTLLIFPESELSIYFALRLLKMSEMEKVRSCSVLHNLFHHLRCLRALEMSGTKISRLPRTVRQLKQLRYLDLSDSMIEELPEELIACKNLQSLILNFCRFLKRLPREMRKLISLRHLELRGTELGYLPKGIGRLTSLQTLTDFIVGGNDGCELGELKHLKLLRGLLYISQLQKASSQEEAKQAELNEKMHLHTLILSYSYGEVVGDEEKRRAEVVLQGLQPHTNLKVLKIWHYRGSKFPDWMGDPSFSNLISVELSDCTECEELPPLWNLPMLRELQIVGCPLLKQRYKMGGDDRHKIAHISDLRMS